Sequence from the Fictibacillus arsenicus genome:
TACGGACTTAAAGGCGCTCGTCGTGCACCTCAGTTCTCAAAACGTTAATCTTTATACGTTTTATCAAAACCCCGTTCTCTTTGGAGAGCGGGTTTTTTTGTTTTATTCTTGCTTTATGCTTGCACATTTTGTCGAGGATTGTAAACTCGTGGATAAATCATCATTTTTTGTGGATTGGGTGCTGAAACTCGTGGATTCAAGGGCCGAATTTCTGGATTCAAGGACAAAACTTTTGGATTCATGATAAAAACGCTGTGAAATGAACGAATCTTCTTTTTCAGCCGGTATTCTTTTTTAACGCAATGCCAGCTTTTCCCTTACCATCTTTTATGCAGTGTCGATAATCCTTCCTTTGAGAAAAATAAAGGTAAGGAAAAACAATGCGTAAAGTAAAAACGCAGGAAGGGGAGAAAGAATGGCTATCGTTTTAAACAACTTCAGAGAAAAACAGCGCTATAAAAAAGAAAATTTCGAGCGGAAAGTACTTCGCGACTTATCACTTGCTAACATAAAAAAGGAATTTCAGCGGTTGTTCCAGCCGTTTTTCCAATACTCGCTTCTGTATCAAAATGATATTGAGGACGCATGCATTGATATGGCTATCGACTCATATCTGCTAGGCGCGGGTTACAGCCGTTTCGCTTACCACGGTGAAACACTGGAAAAAATTAAAGATCGTTCATATGAAAAACAAAAAGCAATCGCAGACGGCCTTTTTGAATATTGGCAGTTCTGGTGCTGGGGTACAGAGATGATGATGGAATCACTGCATCTCTGCTGTGAAGCTTTTGTCCATGTATGGTGGATGGAAGGGTATAGAAACGGTGAAAAACGCTACAGGATGAAACTGCAATAAGCTTCATTAAGTTATAAATTCTTTCTTGTCCCATATACATAGTGATATATGGCTTGTATAGGGGGACAAAACATGAAGAAGTGGGTGAAGGGAGCCACATTTGCATTAGGGTGCGCAGTCCTTATCTTTATTTTCACCTATCGTATATTAGATAATGATTCATGGCGTGCATGGAACTTGCCGCTATCCGGGAAAGTTATCGTTATCGATCCCGGTCATGGCGGTGCAGATGGCGGTGCCATTGGTGATGGTGAAGTGCTGGAAAAAGAAATCGCCTTAAACATCTCAGTTATGCTGCGAGATTATTTGCAGGAAGCGGGAGCGCTTGTTATCATGACCCGTGAAACAGACAAAGACTTGGCTGAAAAAGGAACAAGAAAACTTAGGCATCGGAAATGGGAAGATTTAAAAGAACGTAAAAGAATCATTAACGAAAATCATGCGGACTTATTTATCAGTATTCATTTAAATTCATTGCCTTCCTCCAGATGGAGAGGCGCTCAAGTTTTTTACCATCCTGGAAGAGAAGAGGGTGAAGCGGTATCGCTATTTATTCAAGATGAAATAAAGCGGAATCTTGAAAATACTAACCGATTCGCAAAATCAATTGAAGGGCTATACCTGCTCCGGTCAGCTGAAGTTCCAGGGGCACTAGTTGAAGTAGGATTCTTATCTAATCCAACAGAACGCGAATTGCTAAAGACGAAGTCGTACCAGCAAAAAGTGGCTGCTTCTATTTATCAAGGAATGCTCAGGTACTATACCAATGAAACACCTCCTAAAACTCCTTATGATTAAGGAGTTTTTTCTTTTTTAAGCTTCTGAAGCGGTTGATTTCCGCTCCAGGTGCTCGCTTTCCGCGGGGCGTGCGGTGAGCCCCCTAGGCTAATGGAGCCTGCCGAGGTATCACCTGTCCCGCTGATCCCGCCGTAGTCTCGCACCTTCCGCTTCAATCCAATGAGGTGTATTTATAAAACAACCTAGAAAACAGTAAAAGAGAGTAAAGAAAACCGCTTTCATGCTAGTAATGTAAGGTTGTGATATACTGAAAAAGAATTTTAGAGGTAAAGGATGTGTCTATGTGCTTACAGAAGAAAAAGTAATCGAGCTGTTAAGTTCTATTCAAGACCCTTATTTACATAAAAGCATGGTGGACTCCGGGAGTATTCGTGAGCTTAAAATAAAAGAAGGCTATGTTGGTTTAAAGATCGGCCTTGCGCATACAGGAACACCAGAACAAATGCAGCTGCAGCAGCAGATCGTACAAGTTCTTAAGAACGCTGGCGTCGAGTCAGTCGGTTTGCGCTTTGAAAAAAGAGATGATGTTCAGACAGATAGCCAGCCACAACAACAGCAGCAGACTGGAGCTACAACACTTCTGTCCGAAAACAGCAAGACTGAATTTATTGCGATCGCAAGCGGTAAAGGCGGAGTAGGGAAGTCAACGGTTTCCGTCAACTTAGCGGTAGCTCTTGCGAGATTAGGAAAAAAAGTCGGATTGATCGACGCAGACATTTATGGTTTCAGTGTACCGGATATGATGGGAATCACTGAGCGTCCTAAAGTAAAAGGTGATCGAATTTTCCCTGTTGAGCGTTTTGGAGTAAAAGTCATTTCCATGGCATTCTTTGTAGAAGATAACGCACCCGTTATCTGGCGCGGACCGATGCTTGGTAAAATGCTTATGAATTTCTTTAGCGAAGTAGAATGGGGAGATCTCGATTATGTTCTTCTCGACCTTCCTCCTGGAACAGGGGATGTTGCATTAGACGTTCATAAGATGCTTCCAAAATGTAAAGAAGTAATCGTAACAACACCTCATGCGACTGCAGCGTTTGTTGCAGCAAGAGCTGGAACGATGGCGATTAAGACGAATCATGAAGTTCTTGGGATTGTAGAAAACATGGCTTATTTCCAAAGCGAGTCCACTGGCGAAAAAGAGTATGTTTTTGGCAAAGATGGAGGAAAGCGATTAGCGGAAGAATTAAACGTTCCTTTGCTTGGGCAGATTCCATTAGGTCAGCCTGAAATAAAAGAAGATGATTTTGCGCCAAGTGTGTATGAGCAGACTCATCCAATCGGTGAGCATTATATCAATATGGCAAAGACCATAATTGAAAAAACA
This genomic interval carries:
- a CDS encoding DUF2521 family protein translates to MAIVLNNFREKQRYKKENFERKVLRDLSLANIKKEFQRLFQPFFQYSLLYQNDIEDACIDMAIDSYLLGAGYSRFAYHGETLEKIKDRSYEKQKAIADGLFEYWQFWCWGTEMMMESLHLCCEAFVHVWWMEGYRNGEKRYRMKLQ
- the cwlD gene encoding N-acetylmuramoyl-L-alanine amidase CwlD, with product MKKWVKGATFALGCAVLIFIFTYRILDNDSWRAWNLPLSGKVIVIDPGHGGADGGAIGDGEVLEKEIALNISVMLRDYLQEAGALVIMTRETDKDLAEKGTRKLRHRKWEDLKERKRIINENHADLFISIHLNSLPSSRWRGAQVFYHPGREEGEAVSLFIQDEIKRNLENTNRFAKSIEGLYLLRSAEVPGALVEVGFLSNPTERELLKTKSYQQKVAASIYQGMLRYYTNETPPKTPYD
- a CDS encoding Mrp/NBP35 family ATP-binding protein; protein product: MLTEEKVIELLSSIQDPYLHKSMVDSGSIRELKIKEGYVGLKIGLAHTGTPEQMQLQQQIVQVLKNAGVESVGLRFEKRDDVQTDSQPQQQQQTGATTLLSENSKTEFIAIASGKGGVGKSTVSVNLAVALARLGKKVGLIDADIYGFSVPDMMGITERPKVKGDRIFPVERFGVKVISMAFFVEDNAPVIWRGPMLGKMLMNFFSEVEWGDLDYVLLDLPPGTGDVALDVHKMLPKCKEVIVTTPHATAAFVAARAGTMAIKTNHEVLGIVENMAYFQSESTGEKEYVFGKDGGKRLAEELNVPLLGQIPLGQPEIKEDDFAPSVYEQTHPIGEHYINMAKTIIEKTK